ttttgaattgttttgtcGTCTGCAAACCATGGCTCCTGTATCAGAATACACTCGCACGCAGTCGATGATTTTAGTGGAACATTTACTCGATTTTACTATTCTCGTTTTTCCGTCGTCGCTGGTGATTCGAGAAATTCTGTAATATTTGAAAGACGGGTTGGACTGGGCTAGAAACGAGTTACTTCCGGTTTGGGTCATATTATTGTCTACGTCTGCCTCTGtatcgatgacgtcacagcGAGTATTCTTAGTCAAACTCGTAGTCGACAACTCGTAACCGGAAATGGTCACCAGACTGCCATCATTACCGAATTGACACGTGATCATCGCCTCATATTTGCTCAAGATTGATTCCATAGTGACGTCACCGAGAAACTCTTCGTGATTGGTAAGCGTGAAGTCGCGTCTGTACAATGACGATTCATTGCTTAAAGATGATAAACTTCCTATTTCTGTTATCTTTGATTTATGGACATCGCCGCAGACTTTCACTTTGAAATACATCAATTCATACCCGAAGTTTTTCATAACAAATCGCTGAGTTTCGTTAAACGTAATAAAGAAAGAGAAATACACGCGTACGGATATTCTAGGCCATTCGTTCTCAACAAGCCGACAGACGGCGTTGTCTTCGACGGTATCAAGTCGACGGTATCCACGTAAACAGCCGTATCCGCGACATCTACGCGTTTCCtggtcaaatatttcattcgtttCCGAGCAGAGAAAGTCTTTCGGCGCCCACGTGATGACGGGCATTCCCGCAGTTCGAAATTCTACGCCGTTCGCGAGACTGAAATCGAGTAAGATGTTCAAACCGAATGTTTTTTGGCCGGTTAGATCATAGGTACAAACTAAGGTCGATTCGTTTAAAACGCTGTCACTCAGTTCACATTTCATGCAGTAATAATTACGGTATGTTTTCACCCGTCCACCGACTACAGCTGATATCGGGTTAAAAACCCGTCTGCATTTAGACCTTAAGTCTTGATCTGCTGACTCGTTGCAGTGTGACGTCACGGGTAGGTTACTGCGCATGCACGGCTGTAAAACCATGCGAACTTGCCTGTGATGCGCGTAAGATAAACGACAATCTTCGGGCAGTCGAACCTTTGCGGTATCGTCGCTTAAAGACGCGTTGTGCACGCtcgtgatgacgtcatcgattcGTGTGGTGTTAGTGCACTGCAGGACGAGACTAGCCGGTTTGTATCGAGTGTCGTTGAACCCGTGACACATCGCGCAATACATATTCTTAAAGGGAAGCCAGTCGTCGATGTAGACGGGAATTGTCGTAGCTAGATTACTGGACGGCGATTCGCAATAGAGACGCACGTCTGAATTCAAGTCGAAATCACTCGGGCACCGACTGATCGCTATAAAACCCTTTGACTGATACGTCTCGATTCCGATTCCGTATATACAGTCGGTCCATTGAATTTGTTGTATCGTTTTGTTTCGTCTCAATTCGTCCGTGTCGCTTCTTATGACGCACTTTCCAATCAGGTCACAACAGTTGTTGAACAGTCCGCAAGTACATAAATTAGCCAAACAACCCGTGACTGGACAAACTCGAACCAAATCCCCATCTTCATCTATTTGCTCTGATGCCACCTTGTAATCTCCGATCAATTGGTTGTTATTTATGTCGCCTCTTCCGGGAATTTTTCGACCAGGCATCCCACGTGTGATACCCGTTATCCCAGATTCGGGATTCGACATTCCAGATTTAGGAATACGTTGAGACGCGATGAAACGATCTGAAATAATCGGGCTATAGTTACCTTTCATATAACATATAAACATATAACGAACTCCAGTTTTCTCCCTGCCAACAACCCTCGTCAATAAATGATCCTAAACTGTACTTCAAACGCAATTTATGCACAGATAAAGTCCAATATGACGCCATTCAGCGCCATCAAATTTTGGGTAAATTtgcaaaatcgaaataaaaattcgatgaaattacaatttcttGTAACCGCGTGCTCCCAAATGACGACATGTTGAATGGCATGAACCGCACGTAATAATCAGGCTACTTTAGTTACTAGGATTGTTTTCCATTTTTCTCTT
This sequence is a window from Tubulanus polymorphus chromosome 9, tnTubPoly1.2, whole genome shotgun sequence. Protein-coding genes within it:
- the LOC141910474 gene encoding uncharacterized protein LOC141910474, whose protein sequence is MKGNYSPIISDRFIASQRIPKSGMSNPESGITGITRGMPGRKIPGRGDINNNQLIGDYKVASEQIDEDGDLVRVCPVTGCLANLCTCGLFNNCCDLIGKCVIRSDTDELRRNKTIQQIQWTDCIYGIGIETYQSKGFIAISRCPSDFDLNSDVRLYCESPSSNLATTIPVYIDDWLPFKNMYCAMCHGFNDTRYKPASLVLQCTNTTRIDDVITSVHNASLSDDTAKVRLPEDCRLSYAHHRQVRMVLQPCMRSNLPVTSHCNESADQDLRSKCRRVFNPISAVVGGRVKTYRNYYCMKCELSDSVLNESTLVCTYDLTGQKTFGLNILLDFSLANGVEFRTAGMPVITWAPKDFLCSETNEIFDQETRRCRGYGCLRGYRRLDTVEDNAVCRLVENEWPRISVRVYFSFFITFNETQRFVMKNFGYELMYFKVKVCGDVHKSKITEIGSLSSLSNESSLYRRDFTLTNHEEFLGDVTMESILSKYEAMITCQFGNDGSLVTISGYELSTTSLTKNTRCDVIDTEADVDNNMTQTGSNSFLAQSNPSFKYYRISRITSDDGKTRIVKSSKCSTKIIDCVRVYSDTGAMVCRRQNNSKFKITVSSLFSDRDFLITFTCSCLSVVSLVITVVIYLNIPDLRTLPGKLIVNLCTTLAVAQTLHISSLVGVDNRLLCVSMAAVKHYIWMVVFASMAAVSIHMFLTFSTIRKPVDSTKTLLYYLLSVWLSPFLIVGPCIVLHNTDTTQYSGAVYGSPVTCWFSSSFSLLMAFVLPIGIIDLVSIILFVATVCRIHRSFTAMSTSSSNAKQKRTTTFIFYRMALVTGVTWVVGFVASFVNNDYLWYFFNLLNSSQGFLVFLAFIANKRVFDMCRAKFNFSRAAKN